One Aegilops tauschii subsp. strangulata cultivar AL8/78 chromosome 7, Aet v6.0, whole genome shotgun sequence genomic window carries:
- the LOC109751880 gene encoding protein SRG1-like: MATSDEMDISLVHTTVQELAVTAKEPPPQYMVDEVLAADEMPKPIPLIDLSRLTTAADEADKLRATLKTRGLFLATNHGIEESLMDVMMSASRDFLRQPSEEKQKYNNLIVGKHFEMEGYGNDKVVTPQDQGLSWNDRLHLRVEPEDRGISPSDPLTRNLSAKLLDLDEDYFVNQISNKASGFARFNYYPPCPRPDLVLGRRSHTDGGLLTILFVDQDVGGLQVERGGTWYNVPAKPYTLVINVADCMEIMTNGIFRSPLHRVVTNANKERLSLARFYAVDAETVLEPAPSLLDDNRPPRYGKIKAKDFVSFSQLKSS, encoded by the exons ATGGCTACCTCTGACGAGATGGATATATCGCTGGTGCACACAACGGTGCAAGAGCTGGCGGTGACCGCCAAGGAGCCGCCGCCACAGTACATGGTTGATGAGGTGCTGGCAGCAGATGAGATGCCGAAGCCCATCCCTCTCATCGATCTTAGCCGGCTGACAACCGCCGCCGACGAGGCCGACAAGCTCCGGGCAACTCTAAAGACCCGGGGCCTCTTCCTG GCGACCAATCATGGAATCGAGGAGTCCCTTATGGATGTCATGATGAGTGCGTCGAGAGACTTCTTAAGGCAACCGTCTGAAGAAAAACAGAAATACAACAACTTGATAGTCGGCAAGCACTTTGAGATGGAAGGCTATGGAAATGACAAAGTAGTGACCCCCCAGGATCAGGGCCTGAGCTGGAACGACCGCTTGCATTTGAGAGTGGAGCCAGAAGATAGAGGAATTTCGCCAAGTGACCCACTCACCCGGAATCTTTCAG CCAAGCTCCTCGACCTTGATGAGGATTACTTCGTCAACCAAATATCAAACAAGGCTTCTGGGTTTGCTAGATTCAACTACTACCCTCCATGCCCCAGGCCTGACCTAGTTTTGGGCCGGAGGTCTCACACTGATGGTGGTCTCCTTACCATCCTTTTTGTCGACCAAGACGTCGGTGGCTTGCAAGTTGAGAGGGGTGGGACATGGTACAATGTTCCAGCCAAGCCTTATACGTTGGTGATTAACGTAGCAGACTGCATGGAG ATAATGACCAACGGAATCTTTAGGAGCCCACTTCACAGGGTGGTGACGAATGCCAACAAAGAGAGGCTTTCACTGGCCAGGTTTTATGCTGTGGATGCGGAAACGGTGCTGGAGCCGGCGCCTAGTTTGCTGGATGACAACCGACCACCAAGATATGGGAAAATCAAGGCCAAGGATTTCGTTTCTTTTTCTCAACTGAAAAGTTCTTAG
- the LOC109751876 gene encoding uncharacterized protein yields the protein MSPQSFTLETTTTTPAAKGSDPSYFQSAPAGHEMIQHKELLLHLYAYQNVQKTPDANQAVIVESKRPECFGILAANDWTVYDDPAHNANLVAHAQGLHLGASMAKENWFICFNMVFVNQRFTGSSFKVMGDFQGTAHNGEWAIVGGTGEFAYAQGVIAFKKTQQSERNARIELHVRAMCLSFLRPLLSLGDGSAVAKIGPWGKMSGELLDIPSTPRRLERITIRHGVVIDSLAFSFIDKAGEPYNVGPWGGPRGDNKDTIELAPSEIVTEVSGTVGIFAEDNVEYNAIASLTITTNLCPYGPFGETQSTPFSVPVQDNNNIVGFFACAGKYVEALGVYVRSPVST from the exons ATGTCGCCTCAGTCTTTCACCTTGgagaccaccaccaccacgcctgCTGCCAAGGGGTCAGACCCTTCCTACTTCCAATCCGCTCCAGCTGGCCATGAGATGATCCAGCACAAGGAGCTTCTTCTCCACTTGTACGCCTACCAGAACGTCCAGAAAACCCCAGATGCTAACCAGGCAGTCATAGTTGAGTCGAAGCGCCCCGAGTGTTTCGGAATCCTCGCTGCTAATGACTGGACCGTGTATGATGATCCTGCCCACAATGCAAACCTTGTCGCGCACGCTCAAGGTTTGCACCTCGGGGCTAGCATGGCCAAAGAGAACTGGTTCATTTGTTTCAACATGGTCTTCGTCAATCAGAG GTTTACAGGTTCCAGTTTCAAGGTGATGGGGGACTTTCAGGGCACCGCCCACAACGGTGAATGGGCAATCGTTGGTGGGACCGGAGAGTTTGCATATGCACAAGGTGTCATCGCCTTCAAGAAGACCCAACAATCCGAGAGAAACGCCAGGATCGAGCTTCATGTTCGTGCTATGTGCCTCTCCTTCTTAAGACCTCTG CTTTCTCTAGGTGACGGGAGCGCTGTCGCCAAGATCGGCCCTTGGGGTAAAATGAGTGGAGAGTTACTCGACATCCCCTCGACACCGCGGCGTTTAGAGCGCATCACCATCCGCCATGGCGTTGTCATTGATTCACTTGCATTTTCCTTCATTGACAAAGCTGGTGAACCATATAACGTTGGCCCGTGGGGTGGCCCACGTGGGGATAACAAGGACACG ATCGAGCTTGCCCCTTCAGAGATCGTTACGGAAGTCTCTGGGACAGTTGGTATCTTTGCAGAAGACAATGTCGAATATAATGCTATAGCATCCCTCACCATTACCACAAACCTCTGCCCGTACGGTCCCTTCGGAGAAACACAGAGCACCCCTTTCAGTGTTCCAGTGCAGGACAATAATAACATCGTGGGTTTCTTTGCGTGCGCTGGTAAATACGTGGAGGCTCTCGGGGTTTACGTGCGTTCACCCGTTTCAACCTAG